In Gossypium arboreum isolate Shixiya-1 chromosome 6, ASM2569848v2, whole genome shotgun sequence, the following are encoded in one genomic region:
- the LOC108484141 gene encoding RNA-binding protein 1, which translates to MESDQAKLFVGGISRETSEAILTDHFSKYGNVVSSVVAKDKNTKSPRGFGFVLFSEPSSADKALQATHVILGRTVEVKKAIPRSEQNQIQRQQHHNSNEQPSRNGGSEPVDSNNHFRTKKIFVGGLSASLTEEEFKNYFERFGRITDVVVMHDSLTNRPRGFGFVTFESEEAVENVMQKSFHELSNRLVEVKRAVPKEGNNGGNNGYNMKAGVVPVSPYNGFQPFDYVPSSPGYGMFPGYAPLIGYNTIDGYVYGSGVYGNGYPTVGYGRIGYGVPSVTPRGSFYAPVMLGPRLCPPPYGTASAYPPCMNNGVGLVGTVTGGFNGITGNAVDGKSNQVNDDSRDPPTNAMPPQTEGANYDGEGLKECNAGASSEQDQKHHDGELEPLYVDASR; encoded by the exons ATGGAATCTGATCAAGCCAAACTGTTTGTGGGAGGGATATCTCGGGAGACAAGTGAAGCTATTCTCACGGATCATTTCAGCAAATACGGCAACGTCGTTAGCTCTGTCGTAGCTAAAGACAAGAACACCAAAAGCCCTCGTGGTTTCGGCTTTGTGTTGTTCTCTGAACCTTCTTCAGCTGATAAAGCTCTTCAAGCTACCCATGTAATTCTTGGTAGAACG GTAGAAGTGAAAAAGGCAATACCCCGAAGCGAACAAAACCAAATTCAGCGACAACAGCACCACAATTCGAATGAACAGCCGAGTAGGAATGGTGGTAGTGAACCTGTTGATAGCAATAATCACTTTAGGACTAAAAAGATCTTCGTAGGGGGCTTATCTGCTAGTCTAACCGAGGAAGAGTTTAAGAATTACTTTGAAAGATTCGGTAGAATAACCGACGTAGTTGTGATGCATGACAGCTTGACTAATAGGCCTAGAGGATTCGGGTTTGTTACTTTCGAATCGGAAGAGGCTGTGGAGAATGTTATGCAGAAGAGTTTTCATGAGTTGAGTAATAGGCTTGTGGAAGTCAAACGTGCAGTGCCAAAAGAAGGGAATAATGGTGGTAACAATGGTTATAACATGAAGGCTGGTGTTGTACCGGTATCACCATATAATGGTTTTCAGCCTTTTGATTACGTTCCCAGTAGTCCTGGATATGGTATGTTCCCTGGTTATGCTCCTCTTATTGGGTATAATACCATTGATGGATATGTTTACGGAAGTGGTGTTTATGGCAATGGGTACCCAACCGTTGGATATGGTAGGATAGGTTATGGTGTCCCTTCAGTTACTCCGAGGGGCTCTTTTTATGCCCCTGTAATGCTTGGACCAAGACTTTGCCCGCCACCTTATGGAACTGCATCTGCCTATCCCCCTTGCATGAACAATGGGGTTGGTCTAGTGGGTACAGTGACTGGTGGGTTCAATGGGATTACTGGGAACGCAGTTGATGGAAAATCAAATCAAGTTAATGATGACTCTCGAGATCCACCTACAAATGCCATGCCACCTCAGACCGAAGGAGCAAACTATGATGGTGAGGGTTTAAAGGAATGCAACGCCGGTGCTTCTAGCGAACAGGATCAGAAACATCATGACGGAGAACTTGAGCCTTTATATGTTGATGCTTCAAGATGA